gaattggttcctgtgctatcggcttaggttcgaacctgcggggtcacacacattagaggttcctttctgatctgatggctgattatgagtcttatgtgtctaggactctatgattgagaattaagattctgatcatgagttccacacattttgggtaccggggtcaaaattttgaatttcaaattttgaatttgaaatttgaactcttcgatcaaggtttcatattgatggactttgatacccgattgcccatcagatttggactcaatatttatgagaggtttaattagtgatttgatcgctaattaactcaatttgattgagtaattttttttagatcaagtccaattgaattggattcagtttggattgacccgattaggttaagtgttgatctaatcgctaaggtggtttagtccctgatttgatcaggggttagacttagttaattcctgatttgattaaaattttattgatcctaattaagtctaattgtattggatttaatctggtctaattgtgcttaacctattttaattaggttggttcaattaagatcaaaccaccatttgaatttgaatccctgcaccaccttaaatctctgcgtccatttgaattcacgagaagaaacttctcatgaattttttctcacgcaaagcccttctcacgcccactcttgtgcgtcaatatttggataaagatgattagttagccattcaaattcaaagcgtgtttaaatttgaatggataacttatcttttgcgcatacatgacattatctactttagcgccccacatctcacatgaaaaaaagtttctcgtgaaacctttctacACATAaagcagactcgcaccttctcttctcacacccaagtggatagggatgagttggttttagtttgaattcaaatttgatttgaattcaaatgtgtaaccacttgtctttatcctctcacgcggataagacatgttttgaactattttaaaagagatagagagCTGGGGCAtgtgtaaaaaaattttgagaaagaaagtggggcgtgaggaagccttgtgtgtgaggtgaaggtccaaaacctttcgagagaaaaagaaagaaaagaaagaaaattgggcgcagggtttttggtgtgtatcctagggtttctacctaggattcggaaagtgagattggtgtgccacgagtatcgtgagtccatcaaatttcagagagagatccatctgcctctcaaccaatcatgcagatgatTCGGAGTATGCGAAGAGTCGGcatacatcgatcgaaggagttcgatcaacaacagccatcaaaagggtgaaatcatgaactagcttcgtgaggaaccgatcagacgggagcttcgtgtggacgatccacagaggtcagacactagtatgactgcgacgtgatgatcagagccctccaacgatgatcagattgtgatgatcgactacccacaaaaggtgatgtgttctgaacacagtacagtaaaaagtttactgtttcaaatttgaatttcaaatttaaatgcatgctattgtatcatatttagatcctagtgtagggttaattagtattaattaatgagattaattaataattctgctgtaaaatagtaattttgaaaaagttttaaaattatcattttgtccctgcactgaattttcgcttcaagaaGAAAAGTGTTATAGATTAAttatctcctctttttcttcttcttcttcttcttttgacagCTAAATCTAATATTGTTGGATAAagttattttatctaaaaaaaatggaTTGATTTATTTTGGTAACTTTGGATTGTTGAATTAGATAGATTCTTATTTATTTCTATAAAGTTAATTCATCTAAGCTAGCGGTCTTCATTATTCTTACTTTTAATCAGTCATTacataagaaaaaataataataattgtatatcatgataaattaattatataccaTACTAGATTAATTATATACCATGCTAAATTAATTGTATAATATTCTATACTAACTGTATTTCATATTAGAttaactttgtaccataataaattaactatataccattTTATATTAACTGTGTATCTTGCTAGACTAACTGTGTACCATactaaattaactatataccatattagATTGACTATATATAATTCTATATTAACTATATatcattttatattaattatgtaCTATATTGGATTAACTATACATCATGATACATAATATTATACGGTACTAAATTAATTGTATCAATAACTATATACCATGTTGGATTAACTATATATACTATGCTAAATTAATTATATACCATATTAGATTAACTATATGCTATTATATATTAACTGTGTATCATTTTACATTAATTGTGTACTATATTAGATTAACTATACATCATGATACATAATATTATATGGTACTAAATTAATTATGTTAATAATTAGATATTATATTGGactaactatgtaccatattagattaattatatactatattagatTAACTGCGTACAATACTAAATTAACTGTGTAACATTTTATATTAATTGTGTTCCATATTGGATTAACTGTATACCATAATAAGCTAATTATGTGCTATTTAAtattaactgtgtaccatattagattaattatatactaTGCTAAGTTAAGTATATATACTATTCTATACTAACTTTGATCTATGCTACATTAACTATGTGCCATAATAAACTAACTGTGTACTATTCTATACTAACTATATATCATTCTATATTAATTGTATATCATTCTATATTAATTGTATGTCATATTAGATTAACTGTATACCATAATACATCATAAcatacctgttggtgcaaaaatccgtttgcgtcggagaagctggagtcgagggagtcgcggtggccgtcgggacctgcaaaagaagtctaaaccggaggcggggttgctccgacaagatcctccgacgctcaagtcagttctctgcctcaacaagaatggagtcctcgaacgaaaattttagcagaattttggagtagaaaatagagcttagagaataacgtatctggggtctccttttataggcgaaagggggcagcagactgatagcgacatccgtaatcgtctggcagtgggctgtccagagtcagacggagtttgttgcgaagagtagtggagtgggatcgtggcaaCCGTcgagacgtgccacgtggagtctgttgcgggtagtggaacgacatccattgtcgcgacttgccaggaggtgggaggaatcgtgcggtatccgtcgcagggagtgaagtagaatcatggtcattatggtgatctgtcagggagtgatggagccgcgcgaaatccatcgcaggaggtggagcagtgtcgtggccgtcactgcggcctaccagtgggcctaggcctgtcggccgaagttcggctggagtgtctggcggggagaggtggctagccacccgtctgagaggagctcggagtccagctcccgtaggagtccggatgaagtcttcttgcagccggagttgggaacgagatccggttcccgtaggagtctgggtagagtcttcctgcaatttaagtcaggtgcgaagtccggctcccgtaggagtccggacggagtctacctgcaattgcagttgagggtgaagtccggctcccgtaggagtccggacgaagtttacctgcaattgggatcgcgggtggagtccgtcttccgtaggagtccggacgaagtctgcctgcagttgaagctgcggggacgaggtccggctcccgtaggaccccgggtggagtctacctgcaattaaagtcaggtgcgaagtccggctcccgtaggagtcctgacggagtctacctgcaatttaggtcgtgggcgaagtccggctcccgtaggagtccggacggaatctccccgtagccggagttggggacggagtccggctcccatgggagtccgggcgaagccttccagcagttgaggttggggatgaagtctggctcccataggaatccggactaagtctgcctgtagctggagtcggagacgagatctagctcccgtaggagtccagtcaaagtccacctgcaatcaaggtcagggacgaagtccggctcccgtaggagtccggacggagtttacttgtaagtgaagtcatgggcggagctcggctcccgtaggagtccgggcgaagccttcccgcagtcgaggtcgaggacggagcccggctcccatgggagtccgggcgaagccttccagcagttgaggttggggacgaagtccggctcccgtaggaatccagactaagtctgcctgtagctggagtcggagatgagatctagctcccgtaggagtccagtcaaagtctacctgcaatcaaggtcagggatgaagtctggctcccataggagtccggacggagtttacctgtaagtgaagtcgtgggcggagctcggctcccgtaggagtccgggcgaagctttcccgcagtcgaggtcgaggacggagcccgactttcgtaggagtctgggctgagtcaacctgcaatcagagtcagggatgaagtccggctcccgtaggagtccggacgaagtttaccagcaatcggagtcgagggcggagcccggctcccataggagtccgggcgaagcctttccgcagtcgaggtcggggatgagatccggctcccgtaggagtccgggctgagatctggtagttgtaggaatctaccattggagaagttcagccgtcggcggagtccggagtggtttggattggagttgaacctggctggaagaagtctggaagggattcggagagcagctgatagtcgtagaaagtcagccgtcggtggagcttagtgagcgctcggggcggtttaatagataactgggggaactcatgtcgaaggagctcgggtggtgtagtgggagttcgtccgtcgaaaAAATTCGGTCAGCACTgcgggaatccggctgttggagaagtccggggagataccatctgcggtcgaaagccggaggagtctcggGAGAGTCAAtcttgttaagaacttcggctgagggttttttatacccaacaataccatACTAAATTAATTATGTACCATTCTATAATAACCTTATACTATATTAGATTAACTGTATACTATATTAGGTTAACTGTATACCATTCTAGATTAATTGTATATCATGCTAAATTAATTATGTATCATTCTATATTAACTATGTTCTATATTGGATTAACTACATACCATAATAAGCTAACTATGTGTCATTCTATATTAACTATGTATTATGCTAGATTAACTATAAACCATACTAAATTAAGTATGTACAATTCTATACTAATTGTATTCTATGTTGGATTAACTGTGTATCATAATAAATTAACTGTATGTCATTCTATATTAATTGTGTACCATACTGGACTGTGTATCATactaaattaactatataccgtattaaattaattatatatcattCTATATTAACTGTGTACGTACCATTCTCTAGTAATTGTgtatcatattggattaactataaaccatgatatataatattataccATACTAAATTAATTGTGTGCCATGCTACAATAACTGTATACTAAGTTGGATTAATTGTGTATCATTTTATATTGATTGTGTACCATAATATATTATGTACCTTATTGCATTAACTATATACTATTTTATATTAACTATTTACTATATTGAATTAATTGGGCATCATGTTAAATTAACATATTTGCTTGATTTAAAATCATTAAGTGCATGTTTCATGTTAACTATGTACAATATTATACTAATTATGTGCCATATTATgttaactgtatatcatattgCAATAATTATATATCATTTTATATTAACTGTATATTGGACTAGATTAATTgtgtattataatattttaattatgtaccatattatattattttgacaTCGAGGTTGTCAAAACGGACGTGGATAGGGTGGAATTGGAAAGAGATTTGAGATGCTTGGCATCCACAAAGAGGTTCATGGTGGCAATATCAAGGAATTCCTTCTGATCGTGGATGATGGTGTGGTGGAGGTAGGGTGGCCATCAAAATTTCATTAAAATTGATCTCTCTTTTGACGCTACTCTAACAAAAAATCTTCATTGACTAAAACTCTATCAGTCCCTCCTTTTAGGCCTATTATaatgttaaattaatatgatatacagttaacTAATCACtgcatatatttaaataaatatagaatacagCTAACTAGCCACTGCACacaattaaattaacatagtacatagttaatttgatattgtatatagttaaattaatatgatataccGTTAATTTACCACTACACATGGTTAATTTATCACTATACAtgattaaattaatatagtatatagttaatttatcactGCATATAATTAATTTGTCActacatatagttaaattaatatagtacacagttaatttatcactatatatagttaaataaatatgttgTACAGTTAATTtatcattatatataattaatttatcattGTATACAGTTAAATTCACATGATACAACAGTTATCTGACTACTGTACATAAttgaataaatataatatataattaatctatCATTGcacatagataaataaatatagtacatagttaatttatcatTGCACACAGTTAACTAACCACTACATATAGTTAACTAAACATATACTATATTTAACTACCCATtggatataattaaattaatatagtatacaGTTAATTTGCCAttgcatatagttaatttatcattgtacacagttaaattaacatgatacataattatTTGACCATTacatacaattaaataaatatgatacataattaatttatcattacatatagataaataaatatggtATACAATTAATTTACCATTACACATAGTTAACTAGCCACTGcatatatatatagttaaattaacatgtaTAGAGTTAATTTATCATTGTATACAGTTAACTTATCACTGTatgcagttaaataaatatgaaaaatagTTAATTGATtactgtatatagttaaattaaaatgatatatagttaatttatcactgcatatagttaaattaacataacATACGGTTAATTTGCTATTGCATTCAGTTAATTTGCCACTGCACATAATTAATTTGTCACTGTACACAGTTAGTTTGactctttagattttttttttttggagaagaaaaaataatattgagTTGAGGGTGGAGTGAAAgttgaaatctaattaaaaataaattaaaaattataaaaaaattaactgGACTTAAAAATTTAACTCCGGTCCACTGATGGACCGGCATTAAAAAttcctattttattttatgttgtGTATAAGCGAGTTCCAAACGCAAGGCAAAGCACTCCTGTCCACGACACCAGCGGAGCAGAAATATTTGGACAAAGGAGAAACCAAGTAAAAGGAAAGGCAAATTAACACCGGTTCTCTCGACCACACGCGAAGGAAATTAACCAGGACGTCCGTGGCAGCAGAGTCTAAGCAGCGGTAGCAGGCGCGGTGGACGCATGAGGCACAGGACTCGGAGGTGAGTCGGTATTGCCATGGTCGTCCAGCTTCCTCGGTCGCACGTACACCTGGAGACCGTTCTTCATGAAGAGGGTAAGGGACATCTTCTGCTGCACTCGGTGGCCCGGGACCAGCTCCAGCCGATGGCGGAGCAGCACTGCCGATGCGATGGACTTCATCTGGAGATAGGCCAGGTCTTTCCCCAGGCACGTCCTCGGCCCTCCGTTGAACGCCACGAACCGGTACGCGTCCTTAGCCGGCTCGAACCGTCCCCCCTCCGCTGTCAGCCACCGTTCCGGCCGGAACTCCATGCAGTCCTTCCCCCATATCCCCTCCATCCTCCCCACCGAGTAGATGGAGTAAGTGACCGCCGACCCCGCCGGCACCGCCGTGCCGTCCGGCAGCACGTCGTCCGCCAGCACGTACTTGGAGTCCTGCGGCACCGATGGGTACAGTCGCAGTGTCTCCTCCAGCGCCGCCTTGAGGTACTCGAGCCGCTCCAGCTCATCGAAGTCCAGCGGCTCCTCCACCCACCGCGCCACGTCCGATCCCCGCTTCTCGCGCAGCACCGCCGCAATCTCGTCCACCACCTTCCTCTCCACGTCTGGCCGCTGCGCGATGGTCCAGAAGAACCAGCTGAGGGCGACGGAGGATGTGTCGCGGCCGGCGAGCACGAAGTTTAAGGCGATCTGCTGGAGGACGGAGGAGGGGAAGGCGTTGCCGTTAGCATCCTTCTTCTTCATGAACCGGGAGAGCAGGTCGTCGGAGGGGTTCTCCTTGCGCGCAGCGATGACCTCTGTCATGTATCTGTCCACAACCTCGAGGCTCTTCCGGAGGCTCCGCTCGCTCCCGAGGTGGAGGAGTCTCTTGAGACGCCAGAGGAAGCCGGGGTAGAGAAAGCGCTGGAGGGTGGCCTCCGTGGCGGCGTCGAAGGCGTTGGCGAAGGGGTTGTCGGGGAGGTCGGGTGAGAGCGTCCCGGGGTCCTTGCCGAAGGTGAGGCCGCAGATGCTGTCGAAGGTGAGCCGGAGGAGGAGGTCTTGGAGGTCGACGCTGTGACGGCGATGGGGGTGGTGGTCGTCGCAGTGATCGGCGAGGATGCGCCAGAGTCGGGATTTGAGGGAGCGGTTGGTCCAGCGGGCCATGGCCTGGCGGAGGGTGCGGGTGGTGAACTCGAGGGCGGCGGTCTTGCGCTGGAGGAGCCAGGAATCGCCGTCGGAGTTGAAGATGCCGTGGCCCAGGAGGTCATGGAAGTTGGACTGCGACAGCGGGCCCTTCGGGTAGTTGTCGAAGCGGGTGCGCAGGACGTGCTCCAGGTTCCTCGGATGGCACGTGACCGTCACAAGCCCCTGCCGCCGAGCCACGCCCGGCAGCGGCAGCACGCACGTCTGGTACGTGGCGGCGGCGCCCGTCGCGCGGAGGTTGTCGGCGATCCAGTCGTGGAGGCGGGAGCGGTTGGCGACGACGCCCGGGAGGCTGCCGAAGAGGGGCCACACCCTTGGCCCCGTCAGCCGCCGGGCCAGCACCCAGAACCACGTAAAATATGCCGATAACATCGCCACTACGAGGGCCGTCGCCAGGAAATGGATGCCGCCCTCTGGTTGTCGTTGTTGTGCTTGGCATTCTACCATCTCCATTGCTGCTATGGGTTCTGATAGGCCAAGGAGATGATTGATAACCGGATAAAGGTGTGGGTTAAGAAGTGGGATATTAGGGGGTGCATCTTTCGTGCGAAAGGGCGAATCGGAAGGGTTGGTTGGAAATTGGGGGATAACTTTTCTTGCTAGTCCGAGGGAGAGTGCCGTAGTTTTCACAAGGTATGAACATAGGAGCTGGTCGGCCGGTGTCCAGCTTGCGCTGAGGTACTTAGAATCCACTAGCTTGCAACGTCTAATTAGTGCCTCTAGCAAGCAAAATATCTCCACTAGCTTGCACGAAGACACTGAGAGGGAGAGTGCGTCACGTTATTTCTTTCTTGgacaatttttcttttcatttgttCTTTTTGAAACAGTAATGATATATATCGTTATGATACAAAATAAAAGATACCATTAACCTCACATTgattgtgagaaaaaaaaaaatttatttatataagatgaattttttttttataaaatattttttaaaaaataaaattatgaagtcCCATACCACAGTGATGAGCAATATCATTTCCACTATAACCATGCTGAGACCATTGGATGAAAGGGCGAAAGAAGACGGCTGTTATTGTGCTTGGCATTCTATCATCTCCATTGCAGCTATGGTTTCGGGTAGGCCAAGGAGATGATTGGCGTTGGATcacaatgagagagagagagatgggaggtCCATTGAGTGCGTTGgagggagggaaagagagggggtgagagagagagagagagagagagaggaatgtgGGGGAGGTCGATCCATTGAGTGTGCGTGCGTCACGTTGGGGAGGTTGGTGGGGAATAGGGAAAAAGCTTTTCTTGCTGGTCGAAAAGAGAATGCCGTTGTTTCCGCAAGGTACGAATCCAGCTTGGCCCGGACGTCCGTAGGAGCCGTCTGGTCTTCTCCATTCTGCTCAAAAAAGCAAAGCAGGCGTGTTAATTACGTAAAATTATTAGGTGGGTTTAATCTACCAGCAGACTAATTCAACAAAAATTGGACACGTCATCCCTCTTTTAACTTAGTTCTTATTATATATTGCTCCAAAATTATAGAAAGATCAGAAAGTTTTCTGCAaaatggttatatatatatattcttctctTATTTATCTCCCATGACAGCTTAGAATTCCTCTTCGGATGAACCTCTATTTAAGGGTGCGCGGTGGTTCCTGATGTTCTAGCGCGGGCTTGGTTCTTGGCTTTCTCCCGCTGGTATTCTTCCTTGCGTTCTTCCGCTGGTATTC
The sequence above is a segment of the Elaeis guineensis isolate ETL-2024a chromosome 7, EG11, whole genome shotgun sequence genome. Coding sequences within it:
- the LOC105048564 gene encoding cytochrome P450 86A1-like, with the protein product MEMVECQAQQRQPEGGIHFLATALVVAMLSAYFTWFWVLARRLTGPRVWPLFGSLPGVVANRSRLHDWIADNLRATGAAATYQTCVLPLPGVARRQGLVTVTCHPRNLEHVLRTRFDNYPKGPLSQSNFHDLLGHGIFNSDGDSWLLQRKTAALEFTTRTLRQAMARWTNRSLKSRLWRILADHCDDHHPHRRHSVDLQDLLLRLTFDSICGLTFGKDPGTLSPDLPDNPFANAFDAATEATLQRFLYPGFLWRLKRLLHLGSERSLRKSLEVVDRYMTEVIAARKENPSDDLLSRFMKKKDANGNAFPSSVLQQIALNFVLAGRDTSSVALSWFFWTIAQRPDVERKVVDEIAAVLREKRGSDVARWVEEPLDFDELERLEYLKAALEETLRLYPSVPQDSKYVLADDVLPDGTAVPAGSAVTYSIYSVGRMEGIWGKDCMEFRPERWLTAEGGRFEPAKDAYRFVAFNGGPRTCLGKDLAYLQMKSIASAVLLRHRLELVPGHRVQQKMSLTLFMKNGLQVYVRPRKLDDHGNTDSPPSPVPHASTAPATAA